Genomic DNA from Chanos chanos chromosome 6, fChaCha1.1, whole genome shotgun sequence:
GATATCTCATAGTGAAGGTTAGAGGACAAAGCTTTTTCAGGGTGTCTATGGTTATCTAATAAACTGTATATGTACTTGTATAATCgctgtttttccttctgtgctcatttctttattttgtgtcaGTATAACTTTTTAACCTTCTGTCCCCAAAAAAGAATGGGTGAACTGTTCATTCACATGTTGATCATTATTCAGCAAAGTTATTTAGTGCTATTCACATATAACAATTCCAATTATGATCAAAACATTTAATTATCACTATGACCCCATTGGCTTACTTCCTCTACCTTTTCATGTtgaaatctctttctttctttctttctttctttctttctttctttctttcttttttttattttttatagttagGAGTATGTACTACCACAGATGCCTATCCAGCTGCTAACATTACGTGGTATAGAGACAATATTGCTCTGGAAAACGATGGAACAGGTATGTAATTGACAGTGTGTTTCCCAACAAAGTTAGAGTTATTGctacaagtaaaaaaaaactgcaggatAATATTACATGAATATGCTAGAAATCTCTCTGGCTTAGGGTGTATGTTGACGTTTGATATCGCCAGAACAGCTGTAACAGATATCTGTTTATGATTTTAGATATTATCATCACCACCACTGTGGAGACCGACAGTGGGACGGGTCTTTCCTCTACCTCCTCAAAGCTTCAGTATACAGCAGGGAAGGAAGACAAAGACGCCAAGTTCACCTGCGCTGTTCAGCATAGCCTGGCTTCAGATCTGGTGTCTTCCCCTGTATTATTCACCATCAACTGTGAGCTCCCCCACAAACTTAATCACTGCAATAATAAGTCAGTctgtttaatttaaatgaaatttagaaCTAGCCTTTAATCAATAACAAAGTCGATAAATGTATTTGCTTTGGTTTGATTTCGCCACTCTAAACACACAACTTAGACAAGGCAAAATCAGTGTCAACACCCACATTAGTGTATGGTCAAAGAGAAAATAGGCGCTTATTATAATGCTTTGGGATGTTTGAGGactttatgtttctttttatacTTGAGGGAGGCTGATGAAATAAAATTGTTGGCTGTCTGAGTTGTGTCTAAATAGAACCATGAGTAATTTTCTAATTTGACTTGTCTGGAACAGCACTTTAAAAGCTCTGAATGAGTCTTTGTCtagtgcctctgtgtgtgatttttttttttgcaacctgCCCTACTGCTGCATTCAAGAGAGATGATCACAGCATGCTCGTACTCCAAACCTGAGCTCTCAAAGTTCAAGGGCCACCTGCAGAATATTAGAGATCCCTGTGAAGTGCCTTTATCTGTCAGGTCTGCACCGTGGCCTTTGCAGTCCTCCACAAGAGCTTGTCTCACACAAGCTGTCTCTTCTCAGTCCCCACAGAGAAAGTAAGCCTCCAGGTCATCTCTGAAGGACCCTTCATGGAAGGCGATAGCGTGACCCTTAAATGTGAGGCAGACGGTAACCCACCACCTTCCAGCTTCACCTTCCACGTCAAGGTGAGTCTGGAGCTCCATCAGTGTCAGTCAGCCCACCAGGAGATTCAGGGTTATTTTACTGCCCATAGGATTAGACTGCTCCAGCCTGAGTGCAGGCTTGAATTAACTTGCTCAGAACTGCATGCCTTTGTACCTCTGCAGGGAGAAAAAGTGACGGTGGAAGACTCTGACACTTACACCCTGACCAACGTCACGCGTGCAGACAGTGGAGAGTACAAATGTTCTTTGGTGGACGATGAAGATCTGGAATCCTCAGCAAACATCACAGTCAACTGTTAGTGTTATATagttctctcttcttctttttggatTACTTTAATCGTGATAAGCGCACtcatacagtatgtgtatgcgtgtccaCGCAAATACAGTACATCTACATTCTGTCCTCTCAGATACTGTATGTGGTTGTATGTACGCTTACTTCACACCTCATGTTTTTGAAACATACTCTATAcattccatttttctttctatttttaaaacataGTACCGGAGAAGTGGATAAAGGGCCTTATGTCTTATGGCCCACAGAGGTTTTGAAGAGAGAGGCTTAACTTCTCAGATGTTTTCATGAAGTTCGTAGATGGTTTGGAAAGTCCACTGGTGATAATGAGCTGTATTAGAAGACCAGATCAAGAGTCATGTCTGTCCTTTCCTCCATAGATCTGGATGTCACATTCAGCCCTTCAGGCAAGATCACCAAGAGAACTGGAGAAAGCTTGGAAGTGACTCAGCAGGTAGATGCATCTGGAGAAGTCCAAGTTTCCTGGAAAAAGGTAATTGACCTTAATGCAGATGTTCAAATATGCTTATTTGGCATTTTTGGGATCTTAAAATAGTGCTCTCTATGGATGAATAATGGATGAAATTCACTATTTTATGGTTTTTTAAAGAGATCATTTGACTTGCAgttaatttaaaatgtcatgttgtTTCAGGGCAGTGTCAAACTGAGCAGTCCGCCCAAGTTTGACAAGctgacatacactgactctGGAATGTACGAGTGTATAGTCTCCATGGCAGGACTTGTCAAAAGCCATTCCTTTGAACTGACTGTTGAAGGTAAGATGAACTTGACAGTGCGCCATCTTTTAAACATTTGGTTTTTGACAATGTGCCGAGTTAGAATgtggtttttaaaaaacagtctAGGTCCGGAAACTTTACTGATGTCCACACTAAGCGACAACTAACCCCATGCAATAGCACAGGCAAAGTCCCCCATGTATTCaactagctttttttttttctgctgtatcTGTACATGTGTTTTTGGACTGTTTATTCTTCGTAGGCCCTCACTGGGAACATCTCCGTGTGAGCATATACCATGCTTTTGTACACGCGCCATAATTCTTTCAATCTCGTGTAGCTGAGGACGTAAGTCTTCTTGCAGGTGCTCCGGTGATCAAGAGCCTGTCCAAACAGCGCAGTGACGACGACACGCACAAAGTCCTCAGCTGCGAGGCGGAAGGTTCGCCCAAACCCACCGTGATGTGGAGCATCAACGGCACAGATGTAAGTGCGAGCTTCCAAATACGCTTCGATCGAAACACAAAAGCCTCTGTCAATTTCAGAGCCCTGTCCTTACTTTACTGTGTGCTGGTATTATGTGTTACTGCACTTTTAAAAAAGACTGACTTCAAACTTATAACGCGGTCTGTTTTCAAACTTCCATTTTATTGACGTCAAGGACTCGACTGTAAGCCCTGGCAAGTCTGCAATCGATGAGTCATCCGCATTGCTCTTTTGTGCGTGCAGTCTCCCCAActttatcttttctctctatcacaGTGAAAGAAGTGTGTACGGTGGAGGGAAAGTTTGTACTAACTGTTGTATATGAAACAAAACCAGAGTTAACAGAGttgtttaaaatgcatgtgcTCGGCGTGTACCCTGAATTTGTGTGAAAGTTTGTTCAGTGGTTTTAAATGTGGTCAAGGCCAGTGCTGCATAGTTTTTTCAGTTTCCCACAGGCAGCTAGATTCTGCTGGTAGGACATACTGATAGCAGAGCGTGAGACTGAATCCACGTGCTAGTGTGGACAGTATGTGTAATCAGAAGAATGAGACTGCTGTTCAAAATGAGAGCTAATCCTTTTGCCCGGTTAGTAAAGGGCTAATTATCACTCACCACTGAGTTGCTCCATTAAGCCTTGCAGTTTATTTCCATGATGTAGTTCCATTTACTTCCATGTAGTTTCCATGCACTAACTCTGAGTATAGTCCTTGCTGCTAATACATCatcaaaaatgatttctttacATAGGAAACCTACATGTATAGTTGTGAGCATTTTAAAATTGAGCAGTGCAAAAgagcattttttcccctcttgctGTGAAGTTGCAGTCTTATAGTCTTGGGTGCCCTCTGCAGTGCGAAATGCGTTGATGGTGAGGAGAACGCAACACAGCAGGACAGTGTTGCTATGCTGCCCTCTGGTGATATCCAGTAAAAACATCCCTGTTTCTGTTGTATAAAACCCTCAAAGATGATCAACAAGAAATGCCTGAAATGCAACATTGTTATGACTTACAACAGCCTAAATGTCTAAGACTTTTTGGAGACACACTGATAATAAATGCATGTGGTTTCAGGCAACGGAAACTCAATACGTCGATGGATCGATCACCTTTAAGATCACTATTGTACCCACTGCTAATCTCACCGTGTCCTGCACTGTGTCCAATTCTTTGGGCCAGAGTACTAAGAGTATTAATGTGTCTGCACGTAAGTATCATCCTTTTGTCACAGTGTCTGCTATTTGTTTTCTAATCATTCTCAGTGACACTGGATTGTCACCTATATCTAAACATTATCCTATCACACACAAAGTTATTATGGGGAGATAATTTATATAAAATCTCTGCTGAACTCCAATGAATAATTTTTGCTTCCCTTGTCAGTGCAACAGAGCGTTGCCCATGTTTAATATAAATTATTTCGGTGAAGTACAGAATAGTTTTCGAAGTTCACGGTATCTTCCCATAATAATGTAAGACACACCTTTCCTTTTCACTCCCgtcatgtttttgttatgtttgtcGGGGTGCTGgactgtttctgtctcaccGCATGACTGAAAAACTTCTGGCAGTAGACACTTGACACACCTCGCCTTTGTACTTACAATCTGCACTACACTACAGTCCTCCCCTGTCAATGCTGTGTATTTACACAAGTGAGGGACATCATAACAAACTGGCTAATGTAATCAAACTTACAATAGGGCAAAAAAGTCTTATTTTCTTTTAGAAGTGTAAGTTAATCTGGTTTTATATCTGATTTCAGTATATGAGGAGGTCAAATTGAACAGACAAGGTAAGTTCCCAAGGTCTTATCGATCTTTTCTTGTGAAGCAAGAGCTGTGAAGCATTGTGTAACGGCAATGATAAATGAACATGGATAATACGATATTTGGCCAAACGATATCCAGTAAACATTTAAACCATTCTGgacaattacaatttttttaaatattgggTAGAACAGTTGACTTTTCTTAGAGGTCTTTaaaatttacattatttttgtgCAGCCAGTTTGAGGGTGCTGAACCACCCAGCATCCtgacaaaacctttttttttatcatttttattatttattcgTTCATTTCCATATCCATAACCAGGCACAAATGCAGCATGAAGAACTgttgatttttgaaaatatctTTTCAGTGTAAGAAGCATATTATAGTCTCACAGTTACTGGTCTGCTCTTCCACtaatctgttttctctgttcctgcTTCAGAGGAACAGACAGATGACTCCAATGACCAGGCCAAACTGGCAGTAGGAATTGTTGTTGGTCTTATTTTGGCAGCTGTAGTTGTTGGTCTGGCCTACTGGATATACATGAAAAAATCCAGGTAAAGTTATGTCATCAATAGtcacaaacagtgttttttgtcaTCCTTTTCATTCTGTTGGAAATGAAATTTCTCCATTTGGTGATGGTGGTTATGGCGACACTGACAAAAGCTAACATGCCGCTTCTCTTTAGGCAAGGCACCTGGAAaactggagaaaaagaagacgGTACTTTGGAAGAGAGCAAAAAGCTGGAGGAGGCCAGTCAAAAAGCAGAAGCTTAAATTTGAAGAGCCATTCAGGGTAAGAGTAGTAAAGACCATAAAGATGAtgaatctctcactctctctttctgtctctgtccctgtctctctctctctctcgctaatACATGCATATACTGTATTGTGAAACAAGACCTTAAGATGGTTCTGTATTACAGGTGAAATCTACTGAAATCTATTATCAGAAATCTATACTGAttgcatttattttctttgtaaaaCAATTTGTGTAGTCATTAGTTGGAtaaattgtttctttttgaaattgttACATCATTGTAATTTAAATCATACAATGTTATTTCtgagctatatatatatattgtttgtttgttttggtcttttcaacatcctgtttttctttttacagaaaaagaaacttcCTTGCACACATTGCAAGTTATGTGTCTGTGAAAAAgggaattcattttaaacagattcTCCCATCGACAGAGTTCTGCTGATCCCCTCTGAAGAGCAGTGTGTAGTTGTGTCTTTCTCACCACCTTTAAAGGCAGAGAAGacataaacaatgaaaatatggTATAAAGTACAGTTTGTGAACCTACTGCACTGATGATTCattgtgttatgtttttgttcaagaaaaaaaaacaaaaaaaaaacctttttgtcTGTGAGCTGTGTATTATCATAGGTTGAGTCAGGTATTTGGTCATTCCACAAGAAAGTGATGCCCAATCAGTAAGTTTGATTGTTCAGCCATTTCTAGCAGATGTGATTCTTGTAGGCTAAGTTGCCTTATATGTAACAATGTGtcgtattattttttttctcactttgtaCACTGGAGGAGgatatggaaaaaaatgtaaaagttgttacttttccttttctgaccTCACATCGTCACCACTAATTCATCGTCGTAGTCAGTTTACATCCACTTTCTGTAACTTTTTAAGTCTAGTTAGCAGTGTTTGACATGAATTGTGTAAATATTGAGACCAAGTGTCATTGCCTGTGACTTCTTTTTCCAGAAGTATTTCGGTActattgggtttttttctgttttaaaaagacCTATGAGCCAGGTGGTAActtgaaggtaaaaaaaaagaatgcatagGTGAAAAAAGCCCCAATTAGGCAGGAgtgaaagataaataaataaaccttttttGATGCAGGTGTGATTAGTGGCCTTTTGAAAGATAAAGTTTGATTGTGTATGAAGTAAAA
This window encodes:
- the alcamb gene encoding activated leukocyte cell adhesion molecule b, producing the protein MLSAALSVGVLLASLLYQASGLATVTGRYGETVVVPCNIEGQNPADIIITKWKYAKADGSSGDLIVKSRGQNATVSASEEYQDRVSVSEDLSLHIAKTTLTDEKVFTCMVVVGADILEFPIHVTIQKAPSAPEVTDPAAVMELGKLAQLGVCTTTDAYPAANITWYRDNIALENDGTDIIITTTVETDSGTGLSSTSSKLQYTAGKEDKDAKFTCAVQHSLASDLVSSPVLFTINFPTEKVSLQVISEGPFMEGDSVTLKCEADGNPPPSSFTFHVKGEKVTVEDSDTYTLTNVTRADSGEYKCSLVDDEDLESSANITVNYLDVTFSPSGKITKRTGESLEVTQQVDASGEVQVSWKKGSVKLSSPPKFDKLTYTDSGMYECIVSMAGLVKSHSFELTVEGAPVIKSLSKQRSDDDTHKVLSCEAEGSPKPTVMWSINGTDATETQYVDGSITFKITIVPTANLTVSCTVSNSLGQSTKSINVSALYEEVKLNRQEEQTDDSNDQAKLAVGIVVGLILAAVVVGLAYWIYMKKSRQGTWKTGEKEDGTLEESKKLEEASQKAEA